A DNA window from Aureibaculum sp. 2308TA14-22 contains the following coding sequences:
- a CDS encoding peptidyl-prolyl cis-trans isomerase: MRNVFTYIILIFVIFSCKRAEDEGKPIAKVYEAFLYEKDIEEILPENISKEDSIIFTKNYINKWAKEQLLVQKAKINLQEEKEEINALINQYHQDLLINKYKEAVVKQELDTLVTTADIENFYEENKQIFKLNEELIKFRYIYFDNDINNAKEFISLFRENDYASDNAIMKQELQLKSHNLNDSIWIKYDDVLKNASFLKNHNKNDFLQKSKFIHKEDSAGVYLVKIKDVLLRNDTAPMSYAMPTIKQMILHKRKLELLKKIEETLTEDAIKNKDFQIY; the protein is encoded by the coding sequence TTGCGTAATGTATTCACATATATTATACTAATTTTCGTCATTTTTTCATGCAAACGGGCGGAAGATGAAGGTAAGCCTATTGCTAAAGTTTATGAAGCGTTTTTATACGAAAAAGATATTGAAGAAATATTACCTGAAAATATTTCAAAAGAAGATAGTATAATCTTCACTAAAAATTATATTAATAAATGGGCTAAAGAGCAATTGTTGGTTCAAAAAGCTAAAATTAATCTGCAAGAAGAAAAGGAGGAAATTAATGCATTGATAAATCAGTATCATCAAGATTTATTGATAAATAAATATAAGGAAGCTGTTGTAAAGCAAGAATTAGATACTTTAGTGACAACAGCCGATATCGAAAATTTTTATGAAGAAAATAAACAGATTTTCAAATTAAATGAAGAATTAATCAAATTCAGATATATTTATTTTGATAATGATATTAACAACGCCAAGGAATTTATTTCTTTGTTTAGAGAAAATGATTATGCTTCTGATAATGCCATTATGAAGCAGGAATTACAATTAAAATCACATAACTTAAACGATTCCATTTGGATAAAGTATGATGATGTATTAAAGAATGCATCCTTTTTAAAAAATCATAACAAGAATGATTTTTTGCAAAAAAGTAAATTTATACATAAAGAAGATTCAGCGGGTGTTTACCTAGTTAAAATTAAAGATGTATTATTGCGGAACGATACGGCTCCTATGAGCTATGCAATGCCTACTATAAAACAAATGATTTTACACAAGCGAAAGCTTGAATTATTAAAGAAAATTGAAGAAACATTAACCGAAGATGCTATTAAAAATAAAGACTTTCAAATTTATTAA
- a CDS encoding peptidylprolyl isomerase: protein MIKIHNSTLFMNFKNLLICLFLVNFIYIGAQTKKDILFTVAEQPVYKGEFMRVFNKNRDIVAEEHKKSVEEYLELYINYKLKLKQAYDLKYDTISSFKNELNSYREQLVIPFLTDSKITEALVQEAFNRSKLEVNANHILVGVPVKASPADTLKAYKKIIEARMKVLNGQPFEEVAKQYSEDPSAQQNGGNLGYFTVFDMVYDFENAAYNTKIGKVSMPFRTQFGYHIVKVNDKKEAQGEVEVAHIMIKENPTDSLYAKTKIEEVYAKVTQGSPFHFMANLHSDDKTSALNGGALPKFNANRMIKPFSDVAFSLKEVDDISKPFKTNYGWHIVKLLKKHPITDLESRREELVQKIEKNERSKRAGKSVVNKLMNKYAIDIDQNLKNIFLKNDTVQLNKNLDNTIFTINEEKTSLSDLVEYSKGKTNSQTVIFNNFLETKVLDYFKANLDKTDTEFAFTMQEYKDGLLLFDLLQDKVWKKAESDTIALKVYFNKNSDKYILKKRGNVIIASCTQKEKAELVKAMLKENKSIEEIKTAVNEDPIIHVIFTKGVLEENHKKFPKEFVLNKIGVSNVFEKGTNNFVVIKTIKIVPPEPMEFKKARGMVINDFQEQLEKDWIADLKNQYSVNINKKLLKKIIKENQN, encoded by the coding sequence ATGATCAAAATACACAATAGCACACTTTTTATGAATTTTAAGAACTTGTTGATTTGTCTATTCCTAGTAAACTTCATTTATATAGGTGCACAAACCAAAAAAGATATACTATTTACCGTTGCTGAACAACCCGTTTACAAGGGGGAGTTTATGCGGGTTTTTAACAAAAACAGAGATATTGTTGCAGAAGAACATAAAAAATCTGTTGAGGAGTATTTGGAACTGTACATAAACTATAAGCTAAAATTAAAACAGGCTTATGATCTTAAATATGATACTATTTCGTCATTTAAAAATGAATTGAATTCATATAGAGAGCAGTTGGTTATTCCTTTTTTAACCGATAGTAAAATTACAGAAGCATTGGTGCAAGAGGCATTTAACAGGAGTAAGTTGGAAGTAAATGCCAATCATATTTTAGTAGGGGTTCCAGTAAAAGCATCTCCAGCTGATACGTTAAAAGCGTATAAAAAAATAATTGAAGCAAGAATGAAGGTTTTGAACGGGCAACCTTTCGAAGAAGTTGCCAAACAATATTCTGAAGATCCATCAGCTCAACAGAATGGAGGTAATTTAGGGTATTTTACAGTTTTTGATATGGTTTATGACTTTGAAAATGCTGCTTACAATACCAAAATTGGTAAAGTGTCAATGCCGTTTAGAACGCAATTTGGTTATCATATAGTAAAAGTTAATGATAAAAAAGAAGCACAAGGTGAAGTAGAAGTTGCTCATATAATGATAAAAGAAAATCCAACTGATTCATTGTACGCAAAGACTAAAATTGAAGAAGTTTATGCGAAAGTAACACAAGGAAGCCCCTTTCACTTTATGGCCAATTTGCATTCAGATGATAAAACCTCTGCATTAAATGGTGGTGCTTTGCCAAAGTTTAATGCTAATAGAATGATAAAACCGTTCTCTGATGTAGCTTTTTCCTTAAAAGAAGTAGATGATATTTCTAAACCTTTTAAGACCAATTACGGTTGGCATATTGTAAAATTATTAAAAAAACATCCTATAACCGATTTGGAAAGTAGGAGAGAAGAACTGGTTCAAAAAATTGAAAAAAATGAACGTTCAAAAAGAGCAGGTAAGTCTGTTGTAAATAAGTTAATGAACAAATATGCTATTGATATAGATCAGAATTTAAAGAATATATTTTTAAAAAATGATACAGTTCAGCTCAATAAAAATTTAGATAATACAATTTTTACGATTAATGAAGAAAAAACGAGTTTATCTGATTTAGTTGAATACAGTAAAGGTAAAACCAATAGCCAAACAGTTATTTTTAATAATTTTTTAGAAACTAAGGTGCTGGATTATTTTAAAGCTAATTTGGATAAAACAGACACTGAATTTGCTTTTACCATGCAAGAGTATAAAGATGGCTTATTGCTTTTTGATTTGTTACAAGATAAAGTTTGGAAAAAGGCTGAAAGCGACACTATTGCCTTAAAAGTATATTTCAATAAAAATTCTGATAAATATATATTGAAAAAAAGAGGCAATGTTATAATAGCATCTTGCACACAAAAAGAGAAAGCTGAATTGGTAAAAGCGATGCTAAAAGAAAACAAAAGTATTGAAGAAATAAAAACTGCTGTAAATGAAGATCCTATTATCCATGTAATATTTACTAAAGGAGTTTTGGAAGAAAATCACAAAAAGTTTCCAAAAGAATTTGTTTTAAATAAAATAGGTGTTTCTAATGTATTTGAAAAAGGTACTAATAATTTTGTAGTTATTAAAACTATAAAAATAGTACCACCGGAACCTATGGAATTTAAAAAAGCACGTGGTATGGTAATCAACGATTTTCAAGAACAACTAGAAAAAGATTGGATAGCAGATTTAAAAAATCAATACTCAGTTAATATCAATAAAAAGCTATTGAAGAAAATAATTAAAGAAAATCAGAATTAA
- a CDS encoding DUF493 family protein, whose amino-acid sequence MSEQIEFYKKLKLSLEETTEFPTKYMFKFIIPTDDSKVLQIENIFNYTGAVIDKKSSKTGKYISLTVLVQMADADSIIVKYKEVSKVEGVISL is encoded by the coding sequence ATGAGCGAACAAATTGAATTTTATAAAAAATTAAAACTTAGTTTAGAAGAAACTACTGAATTTCCAACAAAATATATGTTCAAGTTTATTATTCCTACTGATGACAGTAAGGTGTTACAAATAGAAAATATATTTAATTACACTGGAGCCGTAATTGATAAGAAATCTTCAAAAACAGGTAAGTACATAAGTTTGACTGTTTTAGTGCAAATGGCTGATGCTGATTCAATTATTGTTAAATACAAAGAAGTTTCTAAAGTTGAAGGTGTTATTTCTTTGTGA
- a CDS encoding ATP-binding protein: MEGNQNKSPKKIVITGGPGTGKTTLIKELEHRNFTCIPEISRQITLEARANGIEYLFLKDPLLFSEMLLERREKQFLEASALDTNFAFFDRGIPDIHAYMNHTNTEYPNIYLQKSATYTYDGVFILPPWKEIYTTDNERYESFDMAVELHQHLKNAYTELGYKPLEVPVGEINFRIDFIIKNIENN; encoded by the coding sequence ATGGAAGGTAATCAAAATAAATCTCCAAAAAAAATTGTAATCACTGGAGGGCCGGGCACTGGAAAAACGACTTTAATAAAAGAATTAGAGCATAGAAATTTTACTTGTATACCTGAAATTTCAAGGCAAATAACTTTAGAAGCAAGAGCTAACGGAATAGAATACTTGTTTTTAAAAGACCCGTTACTGTTTAGTGAAATGTTGTTGGAACGTAGAGAAAAACAATTTTTGGAGGCATCAGCTTTAGATACAAACTTTGCCTTTTTTGATAGAGGAATTCCTGATATTCATGCCTACATGAATCACACAAATACCGAATATCCAAACATCTACCTCCAAAAAAGTGCAACGTATACATATGACGGTGTTTTTATACTACCGCCATGGAAAGAAATTTATACAACCGATAACGAACGTTACGAAAGTTTTGATATGGCCGTTGAATTGCATCAGCATTTAAAAAATGCTTATACCGAATTGGGTTATAAGCCTTTAGAAGTACCCGTTGGCGAAATTAATTTTAGGATTGATTTTATTATCAAAAATATAGAAAACAACTAA
- a CDS encoding peptidylprolyl isomerase, protein MLKKLTLLILLGFVFTTQAQDSTQTQKRVKLDGVATVVGKNIVLDSEIAAYKLEFEQQSEGKLEISDCEMLEQIMERKLLSHHAVIDSVTVTEAEVNGRVEEKIAFFLQQLGSEEKVYTYYGFSDMADLRKEFNEVEREAFMVQRMQQKLTEEVDVTPEEVRNYYKSLEDENILPEIGAEIELQQIVLYVEPSETETERVVNKLKEIKKDVENGSNFKMKAILFSQDPGVTQNSGLYTITRESQMVTEFKEAGFSMDEGEISDPFISDFGYHILQVEKIKGKQRDVRHLLMQPEVTKEQENKVKDSLEQIRKDILTLKLTFDEAVQKYSEEKVTRANKGLIMNPETNDSKFDLTRMSDPTFYARVSTLKEGEITDVFYDVTREGKKMYKIILMKSKTEAHTADLVKDYIKIQSLALQKKKEETIAKWTKEKIGDTYIKINRDYKDCDFKNNWKKEVSQ, encoded by the coding sequence ATGTTAAAAAAACTTACATTACTCATACTATTAGGATTTGTATTTACAACTCAAGCACAAGATTCTACTCAAACTCAAAAAAGAGTAAAATTAGATGGAGTTGCAACGGTAGTTGGAAAAAATATTGTACTCGATTCTGAAATTGCAGCGTATAAATTAGAATTTGAACAGCAAAGTGAAGGTAAATTGGAAATTTCTGACTGTGAAATGTTAGAGCAAATCATGGAAAGAAAATTGTTGTCTCATCATGCTGTAATAGATAGTGTTACGGTAACTGAAGCTGAGGTAAATGGTCGTGTGGAAGAAAAAATTGCTTTTTTTTTACAACAATTAGGTTCTGAAGAAAAGGTTTATACCTACTATGGGTTTAGTGATATGGCTGATTTGAGAAAAGAATTTAATGAAGTAGAAAGAGAAGCTTTTATGGTTCAAAGAATGCAACAGAAACTAACTGAAGAAGTTGATGTAACACCAGAAGAGGTTAGAAATTATTATAAAAGTTTAGAAGACGAAAATATTCTGCCCGAAATAGGTGCGGAAATTGAATTGCAACAGATTGTTTTATATGTTGAGCCCTCGGAAACTGAGACCGAGAGAGTTGTAAACAAACTGAAGGAAATTAAAAAAGATGTTGAAAACGGTAGTAATTTTAAAATGAAAGCTATATTGTTTTCACAAGATCCTGGCGTTACGCAAAACAGTGGTTTATATACCATAACTCGTGAAAGTCAAATGGTTACGGAATTTAAAGAGGCAGGTTTTAGTATGGATGAAGGTGAAATATCAGATCCATTCATATCTGATTTTGGCTATCATATTTTGCAGGTTGAAAAGATAAAAGGGAAGCAACGTGATGTAAGACATTTATTAATGCAACCAGAAGTTACCAAAGAACAAGAGAACAAAGTTAAAGACTCTTTAGAGCAAATAAGAAAGGATATTTTAACATTAAAATTAACTTTTGATGAAGCTGTGCAAAAATATTCAGAAGAGAAAGTAACAAGAGCTAACAAGGGTTTAATAATGAACCCTGAAACTAACGATTCTAAGTTTGATTTGACAAGAATGTCGGATCCCACATTTTATGCCAGAGTTAGCACTCTAAAAGAAGGTGAAATTACTGATGTATTTTACGATGTAACCAGAGAAGGAAAAAAAATGTACAAAATTATTTTAATGAAATCTAAAACTGAAGCCCATACAGCTGATTTGGTTAAGGATTATATAAAAATTCAAAGTTTAGCATTACAGAAGAAAAAAGAGGAAACCATTGCAAAATGGACAAAAGAAAAAATTGGAGATACTTACATAAAAATCAATAGAGATTATAAAGATTGTGATTTTAAAAATAATTGGAAAAAAGAGGTCTCTCAATAA
- a CDS encoding AAA family ATPase yields the protein MSDVAAVENLVKKYKNLQQEVGKIIIGQHEAIDHVLLSILCGGHSLLIGVPGLAKTLLVNTISQTLGLDFKRIQFTPDLMPSDIIGSEILDENRHFKFIKGPIFSNIILADEINRTPPKTQAALLEAMQEKSVTVAGHQYKLDAPFFVLATQNPIEQEGTYPLPEAQLDRFMFSIFLDYPSYQEEVDIVKSTTTDEVKQINSIFSAQEILDLQHLIRRIPVADNVVEYAVNLVSKTRPNSTKAAQIVNDYIDWGAGPRASQNLIIAAKGYAAIHGKFSPDIEDVQAVAEAILRHRIVKNYKAEAESITEERIIKELF from the coding sequence ATGTCCGACGTAGCAGCAGTCGAAAATTTAGTAAAAAAATATAAAAACCTTCAGCAAGAGGTTGGTAAAATAATAATTGGTCAACATGAAGCCATAGACCATGTATTACTTTCTATTTTGTGTGGTGGACATTCTTTGCTTATTGGTGTACCAGGTTTAGCTAAAACCCTATTGGTAAATACCATTTCACAAACTTTAGGGTTGGATTTTAAACGAATTCAATTCACTCCTGATTTAATGCCGTCTGACATTATTGGTAGCGAGATTTTAGATGAAAATAGACATTTTAAATTTATAAAGGGTCCAATATTTTCTAATATCATTTTGGCTGATGAGATTAACCGTACACCGCCTAAAACACAAGCAGCTTTGTTGGAAGCTATGCAAGAAAAATCGGTTACAGTTGCTGGTCATCAATATAAATTAGATGCACCGTTTTTTGTGTTGGCTACGCAAAACCCAATAGAGCAAGAAGGAACCTATCCTTTGCCCGAGGCTCAACTGGACAGGTTTATGTTTTCTATCTTTTTAGACTACCCATCTTATCAAGAAGAAGTTGATATTGTAAAAAGTACCACGACCGATGAGGTCAAACAAATTAACTCCATTTTTTCTGCTCAAGAAATATTGGATTTGCAACATTTAATAAGAAGAATTCCAGTAGCTGATAATGTAGTTGAATATGCCGTAAATTTAGTTTCCAAAACAAGACCAAATTCTACAAAAGCAGCACAAATAGTTAATGATTATATTGATTGGGGTGCAGGCCCTAGAGCTTCACAAAATTTAATAATTGCTGCCAAAGGTTATGCCGCTATTCACGGTAAATTTTCACCAGATATTGAAGATGTACAGGCTGTGGCCGAAGCTATTTTACGCCATAGAATTGTAAAAAACTATAAAGCAGAGGCAGAGAGTATAACCGAAGAACGTATTATA